Proteins encoded by one window of Danaus plexippus chromosome Z, MEX_DaPlex, whole genome shotgun sequence:
- the LOC116777093 gene encoding zinc finger protein 362-like — translation MPRCYMVKKGLRFDDPPSSPPGFRDESPIRADSPSDNLVIIEPESSAVNYEEIGSTPITERTAEETEAAHELLSLAHSLPPLPPVPPLTPATTVPALPQFPSLPSLPQVTQLPPLPSLSSLPSISPLSSLSGLPSVPLVSVLPPNEPVVPIYTYTIHPTNIYIIAEESRDPTYNNSVPTITPIPCGIEYTIEPQLSYLAYQHVPEAVMPVGHILLPAAEIIPNNNRPEPSRVTDVVEPPSRLPCLMEPKRPKIKPINAPRGKNAKYDCKECGKRYATSSNLSRHKQTHRSLDSVAAKHCEDCGKVYVSMPALAMHVLTHRMGHVCGICGKQFSRPWLLRGHLRSHTGEKPYDCPYEGCPKAFADRSNLRAHLQTHTGDKKFECSKCHKTFALKSYLAKHEETVCFRDEIACDPELIQPTIPETSSIQSDKPSEQLNTPSVGFEQPETSHNQLNSPRIQAPLADEARIDSDCIQLETREISDQIMYTDSQTEGIQAETAVRRYEPLRPIGIRSDLEPLSLELEDPPQPAVIRFDPSCVLPEPEIIRYDTMNLVPVFAE, via the coding sequence AACCAGAATCATCAGCAGTCAACTATGAGGAGATAGGAAGCACACCCATTACTGAACGAACTGCTGAAGAGACAGAGGCGGCTCATGAATTATTGTCTCTCGCGCACAGCTTGCCACCTCTGCCGCCAGTCCCACCCCTAACACCAGCAACAACCGTGCCGGCGTTGCCGCAGTTCCCATCGCTGCCATCTCTGCCACAGGTGACGCAGCTGCCTCCGCTGCCGTCTCTGTCGTCACTTCCATCAATATCACCACTGTCATCGCTGTCAGGACTGCCTTCTGTCCCTCTCGTCTCCGTGCTACCACCGAATGAACCTGTCGTCCCAATTTACACCTATACCATACATcctactaatatatatataatagctgAAGAGTCACGTGACCCCACGTATAATAACTCTGTGCCAACAATAACACCGATTCCTTGTGGCATCGAATATACAATTGAACCTCAATTAAGCTATCTTGCTTATCAACATGTACCGGAGGCGGTCATGCCAGTGGGTCATATATTGCTCCCTGCAGCCGAAATAATACCTAATAATAATCGACCAGAACCAAGCAGAGTCACTGATGTAGTGGAGCCACCAAGCAGGCTCCCTTGTTTAATGGAGCCCAAACGTCCAAAAATCAAACCGATTAATGCTCCAAGAGGGAAAAATGCTAAATATGACTGCAAAGAATGTGGCAAGCGGTACGCTACATCTTCAAACCTGTCACGCCATAAGCAAACACATCGCAGCCTTGATTCAGTTGCAGCGAAACACTGCGAGGATTGTGGCAAAGTATATGTGTCAATGCCAGCACTTGCGATGCACGTTCTGACTCATAGAATGGGCCACGTTTGCGGTATATGTGGTAAACAATTCTCAAGACCCTGGCTTTTGCGTGGTCACTTACGTTCCCACACGGGAGAGAAGCCTTATGACTGTCCATACGAAGGATGCCCTAAGGCGTTTGCGGATCGATCAAATTTACGTGCACATCTGCAGACTCATACAGGTGACAAAAAATTTGAATGCTCAAAGTGCCACAAAACTTTTGCTCTAAAAAGTTACTTGGCCAAGCATGAGGAAACGGTGTGCTTTCGAGATGAGATTGCTTGTGATCCGGAGTTAATTCAACCTACAATACCTGAAACATCGAGTATACAGTCTGACAAGCCATCAGAGCAGCTTAATACTCCCTCAGTGGGATTTGAACAGCCTGAGACGTCTCATAACCAGCTAAACTCTCCCCGTATTCAGGCTCCGCTTGCAGATGAAGCTCGAATAGACTCAGATTGTATTCAGCTTGAGACTAGAGAAATTAGTGATCAAATTATGTATACTGATTCTCAGACTGAAGGTATCCAGGCGGAAACAGCAGTGAGACGGTATGAGCCTCTACGTCCCATCGGTATACGATCTGATTTGGAACCTTTGTCACTGGAATTAGAAGATCCGCCGCAACCAGCAGTGATACGTTTTGATCCGTCTTGCGTTTTGCCCGAGCCAGAAATTATACGATACGATACGATGAATCTGGTGCCTGTGTTCGCGGAATAA